In Rhopalosiphum padi isolate XX-2018 chromosome 3, ASM2088224v1, whole genome shotgun sequence, the genomic stretch taaattaaacacaaattaaatatattaacatataaaatataagttacatTAACCCCTTATTTCTACAAAACAATACCTTAATATATTTACAGGTatacattgttaaaaatatatgttttatttcagTAAATATATTTGGCAGCCAAACACCAGATGTGTGTCTTAAAAGAATattcctatttaatattttataataactgtcAATAGATaatcatttttctttataaacagaaaatttagaaaatttgtGGTTGTTAACATTGATATACAAAAATCACCTGATTTAGAATAtgtgtttattaattgtttCCAAGAATATAGAGAGATTTCATtgatctatattttatactttgttacAATATCGAGAACTTAAGAATTTAAGAGGCAGGAAACTAGTTTTGTTGACTAAAATAATAGAACACTGTTGTTACAGTTTATCAGACCGTAACTCAATAATTCCTCTGACTAGAGATCTGTTATTCTCTATTTGCAACTTGCTCAATAACAAGCCATAAATTCATAACAGTTGTCAACcagtaattaatataacaaaaatatattttccaccTATATTTAACGCCATTTAAGGTGTTTATTGCTTGTATATAACCTTATAATGCCTAATGCCTGTTACCAaactaatagaataaaaaatatgttcatggTCTAatcattaatatgaaatatagcaACCAATTAAGTCCTGATGATAGGCTAGCGCCAAATCCAGTCATCGGACTGAGCCCAAAGAGTATCtactatatttaatcaattatgaaagataatatatatatatataccaatgtaTACAATGGAATTACTATAATTACAATACTATATGcctatataaagtattaaatatagtaaaataaaattaacatcaatattttaaataaataatttataaatggatTTTAGCAGAAACATACATGTTAGGAGGAAACCACCGCATCAGCACTTCTTGTTTTTTGCTTCCTTCTAATATTCTTCTAGCAATGAcctaaaaaatagtaaatttatgtatataattaactttctatgacattataataaaaatgtgtaaacacaatttattaattattactaggtATTTCTGAATTAGGTTtgaaatacaaacatattaaactattacaGTATTTCACTCATTTAGTATAGAAGTTTAATTCTAAGCCCTAGCTTTGgatcgtattataaaataaatcatgataTTCCTTTAATGTGAttaatattcaaacaaattttaaattaatttattataagtattttatcataaaaaaaaatcagttttccAGTCGAGATTGATTAAATtatccaatttttattttgctaagTAGTTaagtagttaatataaatatcattcttaaaaatttaaaaacataattggcTCTAACTTAgtcaatttttattcaattttaaaataattttttttcactgttataaaaatatcattaacaaAATGACtatcttgaaaattaaaaaaatattgtataaaaaatgttttgatagattttgaaaaaaaaaatcgaatttaaatatattgatttttcacAGAGATACTAAAAGTGATCGGAACTTTTAGgacatactatataattatattttgaatttatagattttaatgattaaaaaaaaactagttttttaCAAATAGAATACTTAGGAACTttgaatatttatcattattataatcaatataaatgtaaaaattaatctaaattataatagcacttaatgtgtaaaaacattttaagaaaataataaaagaaaaaaatccaaatatcaCCTAGCAGTTTAGTCCTTGCCTcttcaaagtattttaaaaatatcacacttcaaaggaaataatattaatttacaacacTATCAGGATaaggataaataatattctctTTTAGAGTAATAGCACTGATCAAATAATCTTACATTGGGTTGAAATTTAATGGCTCTTCTGCTGTAATCAATAAAATCTTGTTGACTATTCtgtgtacttaaaaataactgGTTTTGTAATTCCATCATTGTAGCTTGATCAAAGTAATCAAATTTTCTTGctgaaaaaaagaataatttatatagttaagctaaaattaaaaattctttaagaattaaattaaatttaccagTGAATGGTTGCCTACGAAGACGTAGTTTCTTTCCCTTTCTTCttattaatttaccatttaTACCACCTTCATCCTCTTTATTACTAGAAGCCTTAAAATGTTGATTCACGTGTCTTTCAAgcattatctaaaaaaataaaacatttattcatttttataaatttaaataaaaacttaaatacaaacattttataataaattaatatattaaaattgtattgattattaaaaatatggatatCTTGAATCTcaatatcaacataatattaaaagaggaacataaacaaataatatttatgaaacaatGTATCAAttaacaatgtaaataaaataaattagttttataggtATTTCTGAGCAAGGTAAATAAAACTGCGCATAAagaatttttatatgaaaattgcaGTTTTTGCACTAATAATCTCCATACAAATGATGTTTGGGTATTGTGGTATTATgtacatgcatttttaaaaataaaaagtagataaaatactattttcagtttataaattataaattataattacttgagAACTAAAACGTTGTCTGCACTTCTGGACAATGCATTGCAATGGTTTATTACCTCCATGACTTAATACATGACGCTCAAGCCATGATCGTGAACAAGAtggtttattaaatactttacagTCTGACCATAAACATACAAAACTTTCACTAAAAGTCTGAGAATTCACATGTTTTacctgaaattaaaaatttagttaaattttagtaGTACAgtgcaataaaacaaaatgcttctattatatgaattacatgtttttttttatatttttcgtattttaaatatttttatattagcattaactattaagaaataaaaaaaaataaaaaataaaatattgaataaaatgtctACAAACCTGGAGATGTTCAATGAGCTTAGTAGTAGCAGTAAAATGATTATCACAATTATTCCAACGACACATAATGTTTCCTCTTAATGAAATCCAATGACTATCCAACTTTGGAaatctaattttattagaattgaAACCAGCTGAATTTAATTCGGTTGTGGAATAGTCAagttgttcattattttttattgaacaattaaTGTCACACTGCTGATGTTTATTGATTGGATTTCGAAGAGAGCAATTCAATTTTGTTGAAggtgattttaaattatcttgtacatttttattttgatccaACAAGTGaggaattttagatttaaataaatcatgagAAGAACCAGAAGACGATCTCATAAAATACCTACCCTTATTTGGTAGTTTAATTGCCTGGTCTACGCATAATTTTTTATGTGGACTATTGGAGTCATTTTCATcatcagaaatattattatttaatttaaaattcttggTTGAAGGTGTATCAATTAAACTTTCACACATTAATTTTTCACCTTCatcttttatatatttgattgaaATACTGTTGTCCATATGATCTTCACACAGTTTAAAATCAGTCTCATCAAAACTATCTGAACACGTTGAGGGGGTACAAGATGGAAATTGTAAAGATAACAATGACTCTTCATCttttagtaaacatttattatctaaaatattggATTGTAGAGATGTAATGATGTCACTAGAAAAATGTTCATCAGAACTACGAAGTGTAAATTTTGTTGGTGATTCTTCATCAGACACAAGAAACTTTTTAGCAGGAACAAAGTCACATTCAGATTTAATATCGGAAGACTCTATAAGTTTACACTGAGCTAATGGTAATGAATTaaacaaatcatttatttttgatgaattttgaaaaatgtttaatttgtcATTACAAGAGTCATCCTCAATTACATTTTGGTCAAGTTCAATATTGGCAATGTTTGTATCTGTCTTGCAATAATCAGTAGTATCACAGGTATcagaaaataattcaatattagaaCAATCGGCAGCCCATTCTTCACTCCATGGCCAACATGCTAAATCAATTTCATCAGCGGAATTTGCTAAAGGTGGCGGGGGAGGCATTGCAGGTTCACATTCATCTGGAGAAGGAATAGAATACTCACTAACCCGACTATCTGGAGTCAAAGGTGATCCAAGCTCAGTAATAAATGTTGCAACaccactgaaaaaaaaaattagatgttagtttttccaaaaatttacagtaaaaaataaatggtagGTTGAACAAAACAATTGTTACACAAAAATGTTACTACAGAACTGTAGTACTATACATTAGTTGAGGGTTGATACttgatatgaattaaaatacttcCATTTTATTTGTgttctatttgtattatttattttttagaatattaattgtatatatcaaGATTACAATCATTGGACCATTTGGCTAAGATTAAGAGTAGCTGACAGATTAAAAACATACAGTTCAGTGCATATTATGCATTTCTTTTTAACATTTGTGAaacaatttcattaattttggcTTGTGAATCAATACCTCAAAAAACAGTAATAGAAAAAACATGTTAATTTTGTGTAAACTGTTACAGGGACTGAAAAAAACTGCTTTTGGAACCAGAACTTCATCAAAaccctaatttaaattaatttaaaaactggaACTTTACAGAAACTGAACTATTTTGTAAAGATTTTTACGACTAATTTAGGTTTTGAATTAGattaaatagtatagtatagataTAGTCTATggcaataataaatgaaaaattggtgatattttaaaatttaaaatactgaatactgacacaatatgtaataattagtaaataatgcataacaattaacaatttaagtataaactaggtattaaaattaaaaataaaactaaaaaagggTTATTTGAAATAGAGTTATGTGCATTAAGTGATAATGAtcagtaatttttttacttatttaattttttcttttgtcCTAAACAATTGGTAGGATATCTGGTTGAAAATTGGTATTGACCTACCATAATTGATGCCAATTGACACTACTAATATTCTATtagtagattatattttttaaaaattgaaacacaACCAAATTTTTCTTGCAGAAATGTAAAAGTGTAAAATCTAagcaaaaaacatattttttatttttcaagaacCGAAATCGAAATTTTAGTTCTTTTAACCGAAATGGGAATTGTAAAAATCATCAAGGTTCTAGTCTCTGATACTGTTCATaaacatattcaattttttagaaattaataaaaacttatttcctATTATCTTATGAATTGAATATACTTGGTTTGTTCAATGACAAGTgaacaatcataatatataaaatatattttatatatatatattgaactaGAAAATGTAGTTTGATCATgctcgtatttttatttaaaaaattaaatattttcgctAAcggattttttgtatttttattaatttatagttaacagTACAAAttatgacataaaataaaatgatatataaatattgggtataataaattgtatgactCCTGCAGAGCCGAGTCAAATaagagttattattttaattattctttattagatatgtaaaaaaaaccccacatacaaaatatatattttatgttatttataatattatgataaatactaaatttacttaaaataaattgtatttttgtgtatttCTTTATCATTCTTTATTaatgattgaaaatattttcaacaatataatCCACTaccatttaaatttgataaacttGAAATTACACTAGTTCATTTagaatttagaaaactatatacTTGATaagttcatttaaaaaatataatttttccatcACTaccaaaaacttataaaaaataaattgcatttaaaaattgtaaaaggcaaataatagttatatatgatACTGATACATAACAAACAAAATAGAATAACTGAAGATAATTTGACGTAATTTGACTAATTAAAGCACTGTTTCCTTATGCGAGTTGGGGTAGCATATCCAATTTTCTGGgtggaatataatttttaaatcattttttgtacttataattatgatgaaaataatcataaataaatatgtgaaaatggaatttagtaaaaataaaaaataatttctgtttttgataaaagatatacataaataagtcTAGTTAGTTAACGAGCAATTGTTAGATTGTTAGAAATTGTTAGAAATTCTACAACTCAGTAAGCCGATATCTTACTAATTTGGTGCtgcataaattatgaaatattcaaacaattaatgattgtacataaaaaattaaataagtaaaataaaattacttatttcatTCCCAGCATTATCAAAAAAAGGGCCgcataaagttataaataaataatggggagacttatttttacaaatctaAAAAGGAAGATAAGAGTAAAAAAGGTTGAAACCCTTTGATATAagattatacttataagttatgacaacttgtataacaatattaaattatacaaattaatttaaaataaaaatgtggttgttctgaataataaaaattatatttttatctaaaaatctaactaaaacttaaaattattatctattaacttcaaattaagtatacattaaatttatttggtatCTGCTAAATTTGTAATGTAAACTTTGTAtcttacgagtatattataataaaataaataatattgatacaacaattaaagataaatccactaaatacatttaatggttAACCTAATAGTTTTGTGATGTGTTATATCCAACAGTGTTTCAGTCTTttgataattgatttaatattttgatttccatttaaatatatagtatttattagaaACATTTAGattgttaaaatttcaaataaatttataaaatatttttacatatattgtaaatagtaggtatatagaaaaaataataattaataataaacagatTCTATACACGAATACATTCTCTCTGTCTTACAAAAGCAAATTGTATGTTCTAAAAAAAACActtcaaaattttatattttaatattaaagtgaatttacatattattaaatttaaaagtaagaatattatctagtgaACCTAaggttttcatattttaattttaaagcgagttattaaacattataacatCAATTTAAAacagtggcgtcatttcagtTTTTTGTTTGACTAGGGCAACTACTAACTAATTTGCCGACCTCAACATTTTTTCCATGCAGTTCACATAGAACAGTGCCATAGTTGGTGAGAGGGAGTAAATTTTCAGGTATATGAATGTCACACACAGGATTTTGaagtattaaatacaaacaattttgtcaaatatttattagaattagaaagtcaaatatagaattaattgagtaatgtgtaaataaataataaataggtaataggtaccttTTACTATTGCAGATTTACAAGGTAGTTAGCAATATGTACAGTCacataatgtaaatactaaacatcttgatctaataatataatatacttctttaaaaatacaacaaaaaaattaataataaatatttacttataaaatatcaatattcaatattatgatttataacaacGGCttttagtagttaaaaataagacttcttttaatttttaaatgtgccgGCTTAAGGTTGATGTAAATGTTAGACTAGGGTAAATGCCCAagttgccccccccccccccaattaCCTATGAGGTtcattagataatattcttagttttaaattttataatatttaaatttactgtaatattaagcATAAAGGAATATGCTACAAGTAATAAATGGATTCTTCATAACGtgcaatttgttatattatgcatttgtaAGACGAAAAAAACAAATGCAagtgtagcgtcctcttaacatattctgtataatattaagtatattacatttaatattctcAGTTGCACTAATACCATGATGAGATGTATcaaccataaataaataaaaaaagatcataaataaaaaaaattaatcttttgAATGTttgatagatattatataagcatacccacttaattatttttgtttgcaaAGGTTCTGATCTCGATgtgattatataatagttaaggACGTTAAGgtcacaaatttttatttaaattaacaaaattaaaacaataattgtaaataagttACATACCTGTCTGAACTTTCTGAGCTATCATATCTATCAACAcatcttttttttgtacatttttttaaggtaAAAGGTCTGTCTGATGAACAAAATGTCATGTTGACAATCTCGTGGCAAATATCCAATGTTTGAAGTGGAtccactgaaaaaaaaatatacataaaacatcagattatattcaaataaataatattataatatttgtatattcaaTGAGTAAATATTCcacataagtataaataaaatgttttactaaaataattatctaaaccaaaatgtattctaattaatattataaatataaaagtataacaatCACCACAAACGTTTATTaatcagttatattataataataata encodes the following:
- the LOC132928055 gene encoding zinc finger protein jing isoform X1, producing MAGEVRFRLTDNLDPLQTLDICHEIVNMTFCSSDRPFTLKKCTKKRCVDRYDSSESSDSGVATFITELGSPLTPDSRVSEYSIPSPDECEPAMPPPPPLANSADEIDLACWPWSEEWAADCSNIELFSDTCDTTDYCKTDTNIANIELDQNVIEDDSCNDKLNIFQNSSKINDLFNSLPLAQCKLIESSDIKSECDFVPAKKFLVSDEESPTKFTLRSSDEHFSSDIITSLQSNILDNKCLLKDEESLLSLQFPSCTPSTCSDSFDETDFKLCEDHMDNSISIKYIKDEGEKLMCESLIDTPSTKNFKLNNNISDDENDSNSPHKKLCVDQAIKLPNKGRYFMRSSSGSSHDLFKSKIPHLLDQNKNVQDNLKSPSTKLNCSLRNPINKHQQCDINCSIKNNEQLDYSTTELNSAGFNSNKIRFPKLDSHWISLRGNIMCRWNNCDNHFTATTKLIEHLQVKHVNSQTFSESFVCLWSDCKVFNKPSCSRSWLERHVLSHGGNKPLQCIVQKCRQRFSSQIMLERHVNQHFKASSNKEDEGGINGKLIRRKGKKLRLRRQPFTARKFDYFDQATMMELQNQLFLSTQNSQQDFIDYSRRAIKFQPNVIARRILEGSKKQEVLMRWFPPNILEDEWITCDKKTNFNVIERVVPIMSMSTENRDSITKLFGNIFPPSSRRSRK
- the LOC132928055 gene encoding zinc finger protein jing isoform X2; amino-acid sequence: MYLCLFVLVDPLQTLDICHEIVNMTFCSSDRPFTLKKCTKKRCVDRYDSSESSDSGVATFITELGSPLTPDSRVSEYSIPSPDECEPAMPPPPPLANSADEIDLACWPWSEEWAADCSNIELFSDTCDTTDYCKTDTNIANIELDQNVIEDDSCNDKLNIFQNSSKINDLFNSLPLAQCKLIESSDIKSECDFVPAKKFLVSDEESPTKFTLRSSDEHFSSDIITSLQSNILDNKCLLKDEESLLSLQFPSCTPSTCSDSFDETDFKLCEDHMDNSISIKYIKDEGEKLMCESLIDTPSTKNFKLNNNISDDENDSNSPHKKLCVDQAIKLPNKGRYFMRSSSGSSHDLFKSKIPHLLDQNKNVQDNLKSPSTKLNCSLRNPINKHQQCDINCSIKNNEQLDYSTTELNSAGFNSNKIRFPKLDSHWISLRGNIMCRWNNCDNHFTATTKLIEHLQVKHVNSQTFSESFVCLWSDCKVFNKPSCSRSWLERHVLSHGGNKPLQCIVQKCRQRFSSQIMLERHVNQHFKASSNKEDEGGINGKLIRRKGKKLRLRRQPFTARKFDYFDQATMMELQNQLFLSTQNSQQDFIDYSRRAIKFQPNVIARRILEGSKKQEVLMRWFPPNILEDEWITCDKKTNFNVIERVVPIMSMSTENRDSITKLFGNIFPPSSRRSRK